From the Acetobacter aceti genome, one window contains:
- the hemA gene encoding 5-aminolevulinate synthase: MTIRNARHPFYDFCDEALAGIRKQGRYRTFTPLARDAERYPVYEEALPEGDVSREVVVWSSNDYLGMGVEPEVCEAAISAIREHGAGAGGTRNIAGTSPLHKALEAELAALHGKEAGLLFGSGYVSNQASLLTILTSMPGWICFSDRLNHASMIAGIKGARGSTTVIYEHNDLADLEAKLAAAPADAPKLIAFESVYSMDGDISDIAGTCALARKYNAMTYIDEVHAVGLYGEQGGGVTQRDGVADQVDIIEGTLAKGFGVHGGYITASSQIVDYLRSTASGFIFTTSLPPSVVAAALASVQMVRAQNWRREKMFERVNTFRAKMRAAGVEFTMTPSHIVPVPVGHAERCKVISKRLLNEYGLYATPINYPTVPQGTERLRLTPGPFHTDEMMDEMVAALKILLAEVPLAAFANEPALTEAA; the protein is encoded by the coding sequence GTGACGATTCGTAACGCGAGACACCCGTTTTACGATTTTTGTGACGAGGCGCTCGCCGGTATCAGAAAACAGGGACGATACCGGACTTTCACGCCACTGGCCCGTGATGCCGAGCGGTATCCGGTCTATGAGGAGGCGCTTCCGGAAGGCGACGTCAGCCGTGAGGTCGTGGTGTGGTCTTCAAACGACTATCTCGGCATGGGCGTCGAGCCGGAAGTCTGCGAAGCAGCAATCAGCGCCATCCGCGAACACGGAGCCGGAGCAGGCGGGACACGCAACATCGCGGGCACCAGTCCACTCCACAAGGCGCTGGAAGCCGAGCTGGCCGCGCTTCACGGCAAGGAAGCCGGACTGCTGTTCGGGTCGGGCTATGTGTCGAATCAGGCCAGCCTCCTGACCATTCTGACTTCCATGCCCGGCTGGATATGCTTTTCCGATCGCCTGAACCACGCCTCCATGATCGCCGGGATCAAGGGCGCACGTGGCTCCACCACGGTCATTTACGAACATAACGACCTCGCGGATCTTGAAGCGAAGCTGGCCGCGGCTCCGGCCGACGCCCCCAAGCTGATAGCGTTCGAGAGCGTCTATTCCATGGACGGCGATATTTCAGACATCGCCGGAACCTGTGCGCTGGCCCGGAAATATAACGCCATGACCTATATCGACGAGGTTCATGCGGTTGGCCTGTATGGCGAGCAGGGTGGTGGCGTCACGCAGCGTGATGGTGTTGCCGATCAGGTGGATATCATTGAAGGTACGCTGGCCAAGGGATTCGGCGTGCATGGTGGTTACATCACCGCGTCCAGCCAGATTGTCGATTACCTGCGTTCCACGGCGTCCGGCTTCATCTTCACGACGTCGCTGCCACCTTCGGTCGTCGCGGCGGCGCTGGCCAGCGTGCAGATGGTGCGCGCCCAGAACTGGCGGCGGGAGAAGATGTTCGAGCGGGTGAATACTTTCCGCGCCAAGATGCGGGCGGCGGGCGTGGAGTTCACCATGACGCCCAGCCATATTGTTCCTGTGCCTGTCGGTCATGCCGAGCGATGCAAGGTCATCAGCAAGCGGCTTCTGAACGAATACGGGCTGTATGCGACACCCATCAATTATCCGACGGTTCCCCAGGGGACGGAGAGGCTGCGTCTGACGCCGGGGCCGTTCCATACTGACGAAATGATGGATGAAATGGTTGCTGCGTTGAAAATCCTGCTTGCGGAAGTGCCGTTGGCGGCGTTCGCCAATGAGCCTGCGCTGACGGAAGCTGCCTGA
- a CDS encoding DUF445 domain-containing protein, with the protein MSTQTHPDDEARRNLTRQKRAATGLLALMAGLTTAGYVAPAYGLLPESLWLGMLRAGAKAGVVGGLADWFAVTALFRHPLGLPIPHTAIIPAQKERLGLALGRFVTTQVFTEEEIDRVLSTIDLPTFVANILSDPATANTLTSSLIGAVPQMLERLEDGRAGAAIGRSLPLLLGGSNLSPVIARGLRSLVDGNQHQEVLTFLLRQLKSGLQAKEPALRAMIEARVREQGGRLVGWAIGGSIANKVLAAASEELDRINPDDSTIREGFTEWVRSEIDRIEMDPGRSEEISQTLRSVFAHESMLTWGADIWSRIKRMIEADIRCDDGWTFTLMRETLNRMALQAREDPAMRQRIEDAARKGVTRSLPYLREHLTKFIATVVGNWDADVVSEKLELRVGRDLQYVRVNGTLVGFGVGASLSLILSLVFGINGQ; encoded by the coding sequence ATGAGTACGCAGACACACCCGGATGATGAAGCCCGTCGCAATCTGACCCGCCAGAAGCGGGCTGCGACAGGCCTGCTGGCCCTGATGGCCGGCCTCACCACGGCTGGCTACGTCGCTCCCGCTTATGGCCTGCTTCCCGAAAGCCTGTGGCTCGGCATGCTGCGCGCCGGCGCAAAAGCGGGCGTTGTCGGCGGACTGGCGGACTGGTTCGCCGTCACGGCGCTGTTTCGCCATCCGCTCGGGCTGCCGATCCCTCACACGGCGATCATCCCGGCGCAGAAAGAACGGCTGGGCCTCGCGCTGGGACGGTTCGTCACAACGCAGGTCTTTACCGAAGAAGAGATCGACCGTGTCCTCTCCACGATCGACCTGCCGACTTTCGTCGCCAACATCCTGTCCGATCCCGCGACAGCGAATACGCTGACCAGCAGCCTGATAGGCGCGGTGCCTCAAATGCTGGAGCGGCTGGAGGATGGGCGCGCAGGAGCCGCCATCGGACGCAGCCTTCCTCTCCTGCTGGGTGGAAGCAATCTGAGCCCGGTCATTGCACGCGGTCTTCGTTCTCTTGTGGACGGCAACCAGCATCAGGAAGTGCTCACTTTTCTTTTGCGACAACTGAAATCGGGCCTGCAGGCGAAAGAGCCGGCGCTCCGCGCCATGATCGAGGCCCGGGTGCGTGAGCAGGGCGGCCGACTGGTCGGCTGGGCGATCGGCGGTTCCATTGCCAACAAGGTTCTGGCGGCGGCAAGTGAAGAACTGGACCGTATCAACCCCGATGATTCGACCATCCGGGAGGGATTTACGGAATGGGTCCGGAGTGAAATCGACCGGATCGAAATGGATCCGGGCCGTTCCGAGGAAATTTCCCAGACGCTGCGTTCTGTCTTCGCTCACGAGTCCATGCTGACCTGGGGCGCCGATATCTGGTCGCGCATCAAGCGGATGATCGAAGCGGATATCCGGTGTGATGACGGCTGGACGTTCACTCTGATGCGCGAGACACTGAACCGCATGGCTCTGCAGGCGCGGGAAGATCCCGCCATGCGCCAGCGGATTGAAGACGCCGCCAGAAAGGGCGTTACCCGTTCTCTTCCTTATCTGAGGGAGCACCTGACGAAGTTCATCGCAACCGTCGTGGGCAACTGGGACGCCGATGTCGTATCGGAAAAGCTGGAGCTCCGGGTGGGCCGGGATCTTCAGTATGTGCGCGTCAACGGAACTCTCGTAGGCTTTGGGGTCGGCGCTTCCCTGTCGCTGATTCTTTCTCTGGTTTTTGGTATTAACGGCCAGTAG